Part of the Armatimonadota bacterium genome is shown below.
GGAGGAGAACCTGCGAGTGGGGGCTCATCATGGGGATGAGCGGCGCATCTCGGAACGGCTGGAGCTGGTTTATCACTACTTCCCGCATCTCAAGACCATCCGGAACCGGATGGCAGGGTTCTGCAGCGGAGGAGAACAACAGATGCTGGCCATCGGTCGGGCCCTGATGACCCGCCCTCGACTGCTGCTCCTGGACGAACCCTCCCTGGGCCTGGCCCCTCTCATCGTGCAGGAGATCATGGAGATCATCACGCGGCTTAATCAGGAGCAAGGCATTGCCATCCTGCTGGTGGAACAGAACGCCAGGCTGGCTCTGGAG
Proteins encoded:
- a CDS encoding ATP-binding cassette domain-containing protein; the protein is EENLRVGAHHGDERRISERLELVYHYFPHLKTIRNRMAGFCSGGEQQMLAIGRALMTRPRLLLLDEPSLGLAPLIVQEIMEIITRLNQEQGIAILLVEQNARLALEIAQHAYVLENGRVVMEGPAAVLRDNPDIREFYLGLTELGARKRFREAKWYKRRKRWLT